The stretch of DNA GAAGAACTGCTTCCACATGACCCTTATGCAGAGACCCCGCCGCTTCCTCCTCTCGCTCCTGATGAAGAGGGGTGGGTAATCGACAGGTACTGGCTGGTTCCCCCTTTTACCTACGTTAAGATCATGAAGAACTGGGAGATGGATCTCGAGTATGTCATCGTCGAACCGAAGGTAAGTGAGAAGGAGTTCGTACTTCTTGAAGAGACCTACGAAGAGCTCAGGAACGTTCTCATCTACACCTCCCCCCACCAGAAAGACGAAGTGGCATTCGAGGAAAGGAAGGTTAAAAGAATCATTCGATCCTTCGATCCCGAAATTCCGGACGACAGGCTTGAGATCCTGATATATTTCCTGAAACGCAATTTTGCCGGATACGGGAAGATCGATCCTCTCATGAAGGACGCAAATATAGAAGATATCACCTGCAACGGCAAGGACATGCCGATCTTCATTTATCACCGGAAATATGCCAACCTTGCAACGAACATCACCTTCGGTGACGAAGAGCTTAACAAATACGCTCTTAAGATCGCACAGAAAGCCGACAAGCAGATGTCGCTTACGACTCCTCTCGTCGATGCCGCCCTGCCCGGGGGTTCGAGGGCGCAACTTACATACAGTGACATAATCTCATCCAAGGGCAGTTCGTTCACAATACGCAAGTTCAAGGCAGACCCGATGACTCCGGTAGACCTCATTACACTCGGCACCTACAGCTCCGAGCTCATGGCAGTAATCTGGCTGTGTGTCGAGAACAACAAGAGCATGATCATCGTCGGGGGTACGGCGAGCGGCAAGACATCGACGATGAACGCAGCGTCCTTTTTCATCCCTCCCGTATCGAAGACAGTCTCTATTGAGGATACACGTGAGATACAGCTCCCACATAAGAACTGGCTTCCCCTTGTAACCCGTGAGGGCGGGAAAAATTTCGATATGGGCGACGTGGACATGTTTACCCTTCTCAAGGCCTCCCTCAGGCAGAGGCCGGAGTTCATCATTGTCGGCGAGGTGAGAGGTAAAGAGGCCCAGACGCTTTTCCAGGCGATGAATACGGGCCATACGACATTTTCAACCCTGCATGCAGGCGGCGTGAGGGAGGCGATAAACAGGCTGACCCATGACCCGATCAACGTTCCGCCCGTTATGTTCGGCGCACTTGATCTGATGCTTATACAGGGATTGCAGTTCAATGCGGGCATAGGGTACAGGCGTTGCCTTTCGCTGAACGAGATGTATGCCGACGAGGGTACGATCCGGTGGAACCCGCTATACGAGTGGGATCTAAGGAGCGATAAGTTCGAGAGGAAATATAACGAATCAAGGGTTCTTGAAAGCATCGCATATACCCATGGGTGGACGGACGATGAGCTCAGCAGGCAGATCGATATAAGAAAGAGGCTTCTTGAACGGCTTTGCGAGAAGAAGATCTACGATATCAACGAGATATCGCATTTCATCCACGAGCTGAGGAAGAAGACATACAATGCAGATTAATACGTTCGTCGAGTCGCTTCTGGATGTAAAAAAACTGGGAAGATCGCTTAAGGGAGCCCGGCTTCCGATCAATCCCAACCTCTATCTCCATTTCTGTATTATACTTACGCTTCTCAGCGCTTTTGCACTGCTTATCGTTCAGCTGTTTCTTCTCGTATTCGGAGTGGAGTTTAATCTGATTCCCATTCTTCCGTATTCGATATCGCAGCTGCTGGTATTCGTTATCGCCGTGTTCGCGATCTTTGCTGCTTTGTTCTACTACCCGTCTCTTGTTGCAGCAGGGAGGAAGACCAGGATAGATATCGATCTTCCGTATGCACTTACATACATGGAGGCGCTTTCGACGAACGTCACCCTGTATTCCCTGTTTAAGAGCGTCTTTGAAGCCGAGGACCTCTACGGGGAGGTTTCGCATGAATGCGGGATGATTGTCAGGGATGTCGAGATCTTCGGGGAGGATCTTCTTACTGCTATGAGAAACCTGCAGAAGATAACGCCTTCGGAGAATTTTGCAGACCTCTTAAATGATCTGGCTTTGGTTTTCAGGACCGGCGGAAATCTTAAGGAGTTCTTCAATTCGCGTTCCGACAGTTACAGGGAGCTTGCCCGGCAGGAGCTGGAGGCGACTCTCCAGATTATGGAGATGATTGCCGAGGTGTACGTGACCGCCTTTGTTGCAGGGCCGATTGCGCTTATAATCATGCTGGTTGCGCAGAACCTTTCCGGGAGAGGGCAGCTCGGCGGGATCATGCCGCTCATGTATGTCGGTCTTCCCCTGGGTGCGATAGCGCTGATCATGATCCTCTACTACCTTCTTCCGAGCGACAACCTCACGATCTCCCACCAGGAGATCAGGGAGACCGAGTTTACAGACGAAATCATCGAAGAGAAAACCGAGAAAGAGTATGATCCCGGTTTCTTCAAGAATCTGGAGAAGCGGAAGAAGTTCCTGATGGTCGAAAAGATCCTGAGAGATCCGTTCAGGTTTTACATATCCGACTACCAGGTCGGGCTCTTCTTCGGGCTGGCATTTTCCATGATTGTTGCGTGGCAGTATGTTTCCGGCGGGGTTGCGGCAATCTTTCCGGAGTTCACGTTTGAGGTTTTCATCTGCCTCTTCGTCATCGCCCTCGTTCTTCCGGTATCGATTGCGTATGAGTCGAGGAAGATGTACACGAGGAGGGTCGAGGCCCAGATGCCGGAGTTCCTCAGGGATATTGCAGATATGAAGGATCTCGGAATGACGCTCCAGACCGCGATCGAGATGGTGTCGAGTTCGAAGCTGGGACTGCTTTCGTCCGAGCTGAAGATCGCGTCGAGGGAGGTTAAGTGGGGCTACAGCGTTTCGAGTGCACTTGTTCGCATGGAGGAGAGGATAGGTCTCGTTTCCGTGAAGCGTGCGATATCCCTTATTGTGAAGGCGAGCGAGATTACCGATCAGTTGAGAGACATACTCACGATTGCAATAAGCGATCTGGATCACTACCTGAAGATGCAGTCGAAGAGGTTCAATGTCTCTTTTGTCTATCTTGCTGTGATCTATCTCTCGTTCGGCATCTATCTCTACTGCTCCTACCAGCTGAACGATTCCTTCGTGGCGAGTTTCGAGGATCTCGACGTTACCTTTGATATTACGGGGAATCTCCGCGACATGTTCAGGGTGGGGATTATCATCGGAGGTTTTTCGGGTATAATGGCCGGACAGCTGAGCTCGAACAACATCCTTGCAGGGCTTAAGCACACGATTATCTTCCTGATCGCATCGATTGTGCTCTTCGTGTATATTCTATGAAATGGAGGTTTTAGGATGAAAGGAGTAAGAGAGTTGAAGATTTCAGGGGAAGTTTCCTGCAAAAGGAATTTGGAGGAAGCGGTTGCTCCCGTGATCGCACTGATGCTGATTCTTGCGGTTGTTGCAACATTCATCAGCCTTTATTCGACGGAGTATCTCCCGGGTTTGAAGGAGCAGTCAGAGATTGCTCAGGTTTCGGAGGTAAAAGAGGCATTCATGGATTTTTCAAACGATATCGGGCATATCGTGAGTGAGAAGAAGGGTGCGTCCTATGGTCATACGATCCCGCTTGGTGCGGGTGATGTTATCATGAGCCCGGAGAAGTCGAGCGGGACATTGTCGGTCAGTGACGCCGGGACAATCTTTGATGTATACAACGACTCATCCGGCGATCCGGTTGCATCTGCCGGAATGGTAAAGGCGGAGTTTAAGCCGTCGTATACATTCTGGGAGGGGCAGGGCTACAGCTGGCAGTATGGCTACATAAATGTGACAAAGGATGATATCGAGGTTCCGCTTGAGGACTATACGATGGCGGATGTTACCGGTAGTGAGGAATTTTCTGCTTTTGCTGAGTCTTTGATTGATTTTGAAGATGCGGGATTCTATAATTCTACGTCCGGGGAGACCGAATTGTCTTCGCTTGAGATCGATCTTGTCACCTTCGTTCAGGGGGATAAGAATTTCGTGAGCGGAAACAGTGCTGCTGTGCTGAAGATTCTTGCAAGGGAGAATGCAACTTCGTTTAATACGAGCTATCTTTCATTCAGGTTCGAAAACAGTACCGGAAGCGATGTGATCCCTGAGTTTTCCGTTTTCCTCTTCGATAAAATTGAGACCGAGATGGAGGCTCTTCACGATAGTTATGGCAATGTTCCTTCGCCTGAGGTAACCCGCGTTTCGGGCGGTTATGATACCATCGTCCTTGATATGAGCGAATCACCGTCACCTGTCCTGGTCGGGATCGATTCGCTTGAGGTTGTGGTTTCGACTTCGTGATCCTGTGTTTAAACTGCCGCCGGATTTTCGCTCAGGTTCAGCATTATGACTCCTGCGACGATTACAATGATCGACAGGACTTTCATCGAACTGGCGGGCTCCTTGAAATAAAGAATCCCGATCATCGATACCAGCAGGATTCCCATTCCCGCCCAGATCGCGTAGGCGAAGCTGAGATCGAAGTGCTTTAAGGCGAAGATGAAGACCGTAAACGAGATCCCCCAGAAGACGAAGGTCAGTATCGAGGCGTAGATATTGGAAAAGCCGTCCGAGAGTTTCATGCAGGTCGAACCGGCAAGTTCCATCAGGATTCCTGTGGCAAGGAGAAGCCAGCGCATCATGCCGGACCACCTGATTTTTTATTGAGAACCATGTTTTCTTTTTTCTCGCTGGGGGTTATTATTGTGTTTGTGGAGGTGTGGATAAGCTGGACTCTCTAATTCAAAATGGAATTGCAGCAGGTGTTATAGAATAAATTATCGAGATCCTTTTGCCATTCCCCGGATTTCTATATTTATTATTCGGACTTTTTGTCAATCCTTTTCAATAGCCCAAATATCCCTAAAAAGAAGAAACATCCACATACCACAGAGATAATATTATTTGCCTCCAATTGGATTTGTTCTAAAAGAACTAGTACAATAAGCCATGTGACAAACGCGACAACAGAAGCTTTAAGCCCGGTACATCTCTCACGGATCTCTGTCTTATCACTCTCATCTACCGGCTCTTTTCCGGATATCAGGTACATGCTGATGAAAAAACCGATAAAAGGAAAGATTATCCACGGCCCGATAAAGACCCAGCCTGATACGGCATCTTTAGTCATGGTATTGTGACAGAGAATATTTAGGAAGAAATACGCGAATATCAAACATACGTAGATAAAAAATCCCCATTCTTTTATTTTTTTAAAATTCTCTGTAGTCATGATATCACACTTAGAATTAATGCCCGGTTTTTAACATCCCAGAACAAAAGAATATCATTTTAATCGGGGAGGACACCACAGTTGAATTGCCGGGAACAGCTTAAAGCTGCATCAGTGGCCGTTTCTGGCCGGTGGGCAAAACCCGTGTACATCTGTTTGATACTACATACATGACTTTTTGAGTTGATCATAAAAACCTCTTGTGACCGAATCGTCTAAATTCAAAGGGCGATGTCACGCCAGCCTCTATAGAACTAAATTTCATGTTGTATGCGCAGGAGCATAGCATACGTAAAAAGCAAAATTTAATCTTTTTCCATCGTGCGATTTTGAGCCATGGTTGAAATCTCAATGTCTTTTTCTGTAAGTACAGAAATGGCAAGAGAGTTGGAACGCTCAATAAGTAACGTAAACTCCTGCAGAGCACCTTCATCAATAGATATTTTAAACAGGTATTCTCCTCCGTCGTCGTTCTTGAAGGAAGATTTCTTTTTACCACCTGCCTTAACCCAAAAAGTTTCTGAGCAGACTTGAGTATTGTTGTGAGTGCCGTTTACACCGAATATTGTTATGTTCACTTCATGTGGTGCTTTATCGTCGTTATATATGCTAAAAAGTGAAGGGGGGTTGACCCCATCGTCCAAATGCTCAGATCCAATCAAGTAAATAATCGCTATAATTGCCAGGATCAAACTCCCAAACAACGCCGTCACTTTCATTTCAGTTCAACCTCTCACTGATATGCAGCAATTTAATCCTTCATTTCGCTGATCTGTCGGGTAAAATCCACGGTACATCATTTTGGTGCTCCCTGAATGATTTTTAACTTGATTATAAAAACCTCTTGTGACCGAATCGTCGAATCATGAAATAGTAATACCTAATATTTCATCTAACATAATACCTTCAATCATCCGAGAATGCAGGGGATTATAGAGAATTGAATGTATTCAAAAGACTAATGAACAGACTGGTCGCCAAGCACAATACAGAGAGCGCTATGGAGGTTTTTTTCAATATGCCTCCCAGTCCTGCGATACCGAGACCAAGTAAGGAAAAAAGATAATTTTTCGGCCTTGTAGAAATCCTCTAAGAAAATAGCGACCGAAAGATCGATCGTACAGGAACTCCAATTTTATTTAACCACAAATAGAAAAGGAGTTCCTTAAATAATGTCTGAAAACTGGTACATCAACTTTGTGAAAACATCCCTTGAAGTAATAGATAATTCACATGTACCCCTTCGATCCTCTAAGTTTTCAAAAAAGAAATATACTCAGCACCAACTTCTAACATTAATCATATTAAAAGAAAAGATAGGTAAAGATTATCGAGATTTTATAGAATTACTCCCTAATTTAACAACGATTACCGATATTCTTCAATTAGAACAAATACCTCATTATACAACTCTTCAAAAATTTCTTTCAAGAATTCCTTCACTCACATTTCGTATAATCCTAAAAAATGTGATTAGAAGATTACACCAGAAGGGTAATCAAATCAGGATTACATCGATAGATTCTACTGGATTTACCAGTTCATATGCAAGTTATTACTATTCAAAAAGAATCAATAAAACTCGTAAAAGTTTTATTAAGGCTTCAATTGCTGTTGATTCTGATAAATTAATTATTATGGGATGGAAATTTTCGAAGGTACCGGTACATGACTCTCAACATGCAAAATCTCTCATTAACCAAGTCAGCAGAATAACAAAAACTGATTGCTTCACGATGGATAAAGGATATGATTCTGAAAAGATTCATCAATATATCAGAGATGTTATTGGAGCTGAATCAATAATTCCTGTTAGGAAATGGAATGGAAATATCTACTCTGGAAAGTACAGGAAGGAAATGATTGAGAATTTCAATCAGGAAAAATACGGGCAGAGAAATATGGTGGAGACTGTATTTTCAGTAATTAAAAGGAAATACAAAGAGAATGTCAGATCGAGGAAATATTTCAACCAGATAAAAGAGATCAAAATCAGAATGCTAATCCACAATATGACTCTCTAAAAAAAGAGAGAGGTTTTCTACAGAGCCAATTTTTCAGAGATTCGTTGTATGTTTCTGACCTGATATTATTGTGTTTTTTTCATGATCTCCAGCTTAGATTAATTTTCTGCAGCAGGTACACTGTGCATCAAGATGTAACTGATCCATTCGGAGGAAGGTGAAGGTTCTTTTATTAGTCCTCCTACACGGGACCAGCCGGAGTCTGCATCGATGCCGATCCTTGCCAGAACGTGCCAGTTATCACCATCTACAGCGGACTGTAGTGGCATAACCTCTGAAACAGGGGTAAGGCTAAGTGATTCCGCAGCATTTTCGGTGAAATAACCGCACTCTGTAACCCATGACATTTTGGTAGAATCTTCAACATTGGAATGAAGAGATACTGAATGGCCGAATAATCCAGACAATAAACCTATTTTATCAAAGTTATTTAGAAATCCTCCTAAAAGATCTCCCTGAGGTTTCAGGTAATGTGGTGAAGTTTGAGGGTTGGATATCGGTGACTCTACTTCCAAGGGTTTTGTTGAACAATATCCTGTATTAAAATCATAATTCACAAGGAATTTTGAATTTTTCCATCCTGTCCCGTTTCCTGTTTCATCTTCTGGTGTCATTTCAACATATGATCCGATGCAGAAATAATCTCTTTCGGAATCGCCGTCATTTAAGTATTGGGAGACAACAGTAGTGGCAGTAATCTTTCCTATACCCTGATATTTACGGACAGTTGTGTGTCGGGCTATTTCATGATAGCCGCTGTAGAAATAAATTCCATTTTGGAAGCAATCATTCATTGTTCCTATAACTGAAGTTTCCTCACCGCCAATCCACTCATTCGCCCGGGCCAGGAAAATATCCTGTGAAGGTAGTGTTGCATTTGCATCAAAAAGTTCCATATAAGATGACGATACTCCGTTCGGAAGAACCTGCATATAATAACCCGCAAGTTCTGCGTCCTCGGGGACATCCGGGAAAAATAATGCATTATAGTTAAAACGGTTATCCTGATCTGAAATATTATAAGAAATTGCAGGCATTTTGTCTCTGTAATTCATTACTTCATTTATAGACAAATTTAGATAAGAAAAGTAGTGAGAATCTGTATCTGAACTGTTGATATTATTAGATGACAAGCCGAAAGAGGATGCACTTGCCGGGATTGTCATCATAGTGAAGGCGCTTAGCAGTAATATTAATAAAAAACCCTTTTTAGCCGTTCTTTTTCTCTCTTCACTCATGAAAAAAATAAAAATTGGTTTTGTCAAAGCCATTTATCTCCTGTTACACATGATTATAATCTCCGTTCCATCTTACTTTACAGTAATGGCCCCATGCATTTGTTCCTGAAGGAGCAAAACAGAGTATTCCATCATTAATTTTAGCCCACCCATTAGAAACATCAGCCTTCACACGGGAGATAATATATGTACTGCCACCACGTGCAGACGATTGTGAGCAAACAGACTCTTGGCCGGGTGTAAATTCAAAGTGACTTCGTGCACAATTTGTATAGTGGGTGAATTCTTCATCCCAATTATATATGTTTCCACTTGAGTGATGTAGTATTACACTTGAATCTGGAATAGTCGTTGACCATCCCAGAGAACAACTACTAGTTCCAAGAGATAGACCTAATGTTGTAAAACCAGTCGTTGTCTGGGGATTATTCTGACTTACAGCTACATTAGGTAAATGTTGATAAGAACCCAAAGAATAATCAGAATTGATTTCTATGTTGAAATGATAATTTTGGTAAATATCATAACCCGAGATGTCAATTCCTGGATCCGTTGCCAGTGTTGTTTTTGTAAAGAAATAATCCTGATTTGAATTTGTTTCCTGGTTATCCCAGTACCACGTAGTTATAAGCTGTGCCTTTCCAATATCAGGATAGTTTTTGACTGATGTATAAGCAGTGTGAATAGGGTCCGGTTCTGAGCGAGATTTGGATCTACTCGCTTTGTTAAGAGATTCGGTTGTTTTAATTTTTAGCGGTCCGTCAATCCAGGCATCTATCTTGGAGGAGATTTCCTTTGTAGAGATCGAATCATCGGCTGAAACAGTCTCTGTATAGGAAAAACTCTCACCACTTGGCAGAATCCTAAAGACATAACCGACAATCTTTTCGTCTTTAGAGACATCAGGTTCGGCTGCGCCAATATAGCGAGACGAAACATTCTTGAATTCTCCCTGAAAATCATCTAAAATCTTTTGTGTCTGAGTGTCTATTTCATCCAGCGTAATTTCAGAATCTACAAGACGAACAGTATATTTTTCTACGTTATATTGTACGTCTTGGTCTTTAGGACTGGACTGTGAAGTATTTCCTGCACTAACTGCCGGAACGAACATCGCTCCGACAAGTGCCAGAACCATCAGCAAGCTCAAAGCTCGCATCGCTTTTTTCATTTTCATTATTTTGTCTCCATTTTTTAGTGCCCCCGGAGACGGAAGTATGAAAGGTTTAAGTATTGTAAAACCTAATTTACATTTATGCCCCCGGGCACGCATGGGATTTGGCCGTTCCTGATCGTCGGGCAAAATCCCTGCAACATCTTTTCGATGCTACATGCATGACTTTTGACTTGATTATAAAAACCTCTTGTGACCTAATCGTCTAAATTCAAAGGGCGATGTCACGCCAGCCTCTATAGAACTAAATTTCATGTTGTATGCGCAGGAGCATAGCATACGTAAAAAGCAAAATTTAATCTTTTTCCATCGTCCGATTTCGAACTATGGTTGAAATCTCAATGTCTTGTTCTGTAATTACAGATATTACAAGAGAGTCGGAACGCTCAATGAGCAACGTGAACTCCTGCAGAGCACCTTTATCAATTGATATTTTAAACAGGTATTCTCCTCCGTCGTCGTTCATGATAGAAGATTTCTTTTTACCACCTGACTTAACCCTAAAAGTTTCTGAGCAGACCTGAGTATTGTTGTGAGTGCCGTTTACACTGAATATTGTTATGTTCACTTCATGTGGGACTTCGTCGTCATTATATACACTAAAAAGTGAAGGAGGGGTGACCAGATCGTCCAAGCGCTCTGATCCAATCAAGTAAAAAATAGCTGAACAGGCCACGATAAAACTCCCAACCAGCGCCACCACTTTAATTTCACTTTGATCTTATTATCATCAGTTGAAATGTTTCCTGATCTAATAATCAGGGTTCACTCCAAAGCATATACATACTCAACGTACGGATCCGTTTTGTCTCCTCTTGTTGCGGTTCCGCTGAATACGTATACCGGCTTTACTTGATCCTGTTCATAAATCCTTGGTTCCATCCAGTAACCGAGAGAGATCTCGTCGATGGTGATTTTATCGTAATCGGCAAGATTTAACGGATTTACAGTATCCCGGTTACACAGGTCATCATATGCATCTTCTGCTGTTTTCAATCGGCCGGTTCCTCCCTGCTCAACCTCTCTCCAGCTTTTTACAAGTCCGACAACCTTTCCACCATCACCGATAATAACCGAGAATTCATCTCCGTAAACCGGAATTCCATCAAGATCTCGGGAATAACGGACGGCAGTTGTTATATCATATGATTTTTCGGGTTCGGTTGCTCCGCTTTTCCAGACTTGTTGCTTTTGATTAACTTCGACATTTTTAACAAAACCTTCTTCTTCATATGTATTCGTTTTTTGAACAAACGATTCGGCAATTTTTATCGCTTCATCCTTTGAGGGAAGTGAAGGTTGAGATTCAACGGTGTTTGGATATTCTTCATCCGGGATTGAGTATACTATCGCTCCTGATTTAGGGTAATATGAAATTTGTCTTTGTGGATCATAGGAGTCGTCAACAATTTTTAACTCCCCGGTATTTTTGCTATATGTTTCTAAATCTCCTTTCAGGTCGAAAAATTCGGCAATGCTTTGTATCTGCTCGGAATTTAACTTCTTATTATTAACATTGTATAATTGAACCGTATCTTTCTCATTTGTGAATTGAGTGTTCAATACAAATTCAGGTACTGAGCCGCCTGCAGATTTCATGACTATTCCGGAATCATATCCAGTGCTGTAAGCCTGTTCAGAGATGTTGCCAATTACCTCAAATGAGATTACAAGACATGCAATTATTGCAACCGCAAATAAGGTCCCGATAATTATCTTTTTGTTTTCCATGTGTTCAACTTATCAATTTCCAGACTACAGGAGCACATCCGGGTAGCACGTTCTGTCATCCATGAGTATATCAGCAATTGGTGCTCATGATGGAGCCGTGCATAAATCCCTGTAACATCTTTTGATGCTACATGCATGACTTTTGACTCGAT from Methanolacinia petrolearia DSM 11571 encodes:
- a CDS encoding type II/IV secretion system ATPase subunit, yielding MNETEITGENAYSFEEIPSPGTETNPVESSSPPLKDGLTGKLDNFLNSLNRKKEKSGKSDSNDTLSMLVGMLKQVKAGETDPVEELLPHDPYAETPPLPPLAPDEEGWVIDRYWLVPPFTYVKIMKNWEMDLEYVIVEPKVSEKEFVLLEETYEELRNVLIYTSPHQKDEVAFEERKVKRIIRSFDPEIPDDRLEILIYFLKRNFAGYGKIDPLMKDANIEDITCNGKDMPIFIYHRKYANLATNITFGDEELNKYALKIAQKADKQMSLTTPLVDAALPGGSRAQLTYSDIISSKGSSFTIRKFKADPMTPVDLITLGTYSSELMAVIWLCVENNKSMIIVGGTASGKTSTMNAASFFIPPVSKTVSIEDTREIQLPHKNWLPLVTREGGKNFDMGDVDMFTLLKASLRQRPEFIIVGEVRGKEAQTLFQAMNTGHTTFSTLHAGGVREAINRLTHDPINVPPVMFGALDLMLIQGLQFNAGIGYRRCLSLNEMYADEGTIRWNPLYEWDLRSDKFERKYNESRVLESIAYTHGWTDDELSRQIDIRKRLLERLCEKKIYDINEISHFIHELRKKTYNAD
- a CDS encoding type II secretion system F family protein, giving the protein MQINTFVESLLDVKKLGRSLKGARLPINPNLYLHFCIILTLLSAFALLIVQLFLLVFGVEFNLIPILPYSISQLLVFVIAVFAIFAALFYYPSLVAAGRKTRIDIDLPYALTYMEALSTNVTLYSLFKSVFEAEDLYGEVSHECGMIVRDVEIFGEDLLTAMRNLQKITPSENFADLLNDLALVFRTGGNLKEFFNSRSDSYRELARQELEATLQIMEMIAEVYVTAFVAGPIALIIMLVAQNLSGRGQLGGIMPLMYVGLPLGAIALIMILYYLLPSDNLTISHQEIRETEFTDEIIEEKTEKEYDPGFFKNLEKRKKFLMVEKILRDPFRFYISDYQVGLFFGLAFSMIVAWQYVSGGVAAIFPEFTFEVFICLFVIALVLPVSIAYESRKMYTRRVEAQMPEFLRDIADMKDLGMTLQTAIEMVSSSKLGLLSSELKIASREVKWGYSVSSALVRMEERIGLVSVKRAISLIVKASEITDQLRDILTIAISDLDHYLKMQSKRFNVSFVYLAVIYLSFGIYLYCSYQLNDSFVASFEDLDVTFDITGNLRDMFRVGIIIGGFSGIMAGQLSSNNILAGLKHTIIFLIASIVLFVYIL
- a CDS encoding DMT family transporter — protein: MMRWLLLATGILMELAGSTCMKLSDGFSNIYASILTFVFWGISFTVFIFALKHFDLSFAYAIWAGMGILLVSMIGILYFKEPASSMKVLSIIVIVAGVIMLNLSENPAAV
- a CDS encoding IS5 family transposase, with protein sequence MSENWYINFVKTSLEVIDNSHVPLRSSKFSKKKYTQHQLLTLIILKEKIGKDYRDFIELLPNLTTITDILQLEQIPHYTTLQKFLSRIPSLTFRIILKNVIRRLHQKGNQIRITSIDSTGFTSSYASYYYSKRINKTRKSFIKASIAVDSDKLIIMGWKFSKVPVHDSQHAKSLINQVSRITKTDCFTMDKGYDSEKIHQYIRDVIGAESIIPVRKWNGNIYSGKYRKEMIENFNQEKYGQRNMVETVFSVIKRKYKENVRSRKYFNQIKEIKIRMLIHNMTL